A stretch of DNA from Desulfosarcina ovata subsp. ovata:
AGAAATAACGGGAAAAGGGGAATTGATCGTCTATCAGACCGAAGACGGCAGGGTTAAACTGGATGTCCGATTGGAGGATGAGACGGTCTGGCTGACCCAGAACATGATGGCCGAATTGTTTCAAACCACTCAGCAAAACATCAGCCTTCACATTCGTAATGTTTACGAAGAGGGCGAACTGGCACCGGAAGGAACTCACAAGAAATTCTTGTCGGTTCAACAGGAGGGCAAACGACAGGTCCGCCGCAGCCTGGATTTTTACAATCTGGACATGATCATCTCGGTGGGCTATCGGGTCAAGAGCCTCATCGCCACCCGGTTTCGCATCTGGGCCACCCAGCGGCTCAAGGAGTACTTGGTCAAGGGCTTCACCATGGATGACGAGCGGCTGAAGAATCCGCCCGTGGCCGGATCGGTTGTGCCGGATTACTTCGACGAAATGCTGGCTCGCATCCGCGACATCCGTGCCAGCGAGCGTCGCATGTACCTGCGGGTTAAAGAGATATTCGCCATGGCCGGTGATTACAACCCCTCCTGGGCCGAGACCACCAAATTTTTCAGTGTCATCCAGAACAAGCTGCACTATGCGGCCACCGGCCTGACCGCCGCCGAACTGATCCGTAGCCGTGCCGACAACACCCTGCCCAACATGGGCTTGACCAGTTGGAAAGCGGACGAGGTACGCAAGACCGATGTGACCATCGCCAAGAATTACCTCAACGAGAAAGAAATCGACGAACTCAACCGCATCGTGGTCATGTGGCTGGATTTTGCCGAAGACCAAGCCCTTCGCCGCAAGCAGGTTTTCATGAAGGATTGGGAGCGGAAGTTGGATGAGTTTCTTAAGTTCAATGACCGTAATGTGCTTCCCAATGCTGGGTGCGTGAGCAAGAAGGTAGCGGATGAGCATGCAAAATTAGCGTATGATCGGTTTGCTAAAAGGCGTAGAAGTTACAAAGAAGATGTTGGTGTTATAAATAATATCAATGCGTTGGAAATAGCAGCGAAACAGTTGCCTAAAGCTAAAAAATAACTTTTGATTTGGAAAATAATTATGGCTCCAAAAAACTGGAAAAGGGAACAAATTTCGAAATTGTGTGAACATGCAATTGATTGTTTAAACCGGACAGCTCCCATCGTTGATGAAGAAACGCCATACATTATGATAAGGACATCAAACATTAAGGAGGGCAAGATCCATTTGGCTGATATCAAATATGTAAATGAAGATGTATATATAAAATGGACAAGAAGATTGGCTCCTAAACTAGGAGATGTGATTTTAACAAGAGAGGCTCCTGTAGGAGAAGTCGGTATTGTAAATTCGCATGAAAAAATATTTTTAGGACAAAGGCTTTTTCAATATAGAGCAAATAGAAATCTATTGGACCCTAAATTTTTGCTGTATACTTTGTTGTCACCAAACACTCAAAAGTACATTAAAGAGGTATCATTCGGCGCCACAGTTCACCATATAAAAGTAGAAGAAGCTTTAAAAATACCTATTTGTTACCCTCCTCTTTCAGAACAAACAGCCATTGCAGATCTGCTTTCTACTTGGGATAAGGCTATCGAAAAGATTGAGCAGCTTATTGACAAAAAACTCGAATCTAAATCCTACCAACTTAAAGCTCTTATCAATGGAAAAAAGCCGAACGATACTGTTGGTGCTTTCGCCCGACCAAAAGCCCGCAAAACAAAAAGACCAACCGAATCATACCTTGCGTTAGGGATAAGAAGCCATTTCAAGGGCTCTTTTCAGAGAAAAATCGAAGATCCTGAAACTGTGAGTATGGAAACCCTCTACAGGGTAAAAAAGAACGACCTTATCGTAAACATAACGTTCGCATGGGAAGGTGCAATTGCACTGGTAAAGGAAGAAGATGAACACTGTTACGTTTCCCATCGGTTCCCAACATATGTCATCAATGAAAAGGTAGCCAATCCAAGATTCATTCATCATATGATTCAATCAAATCGGATGAAATACGAATTGACCAATATTTCACCCGGTGGAGCCGGTAGAAACCGTGTTTTGAACAAAAAAGATTTTTTGAAAATTCCCATTTGGTTGCCCGATATCAAAACACAGAAAAAAATTGGTGAAGCATTAGACACCATGGATCAGGAGATCAAGATTTTGGAACAGCTTTTAGAGAAATATAAAAAACAAAAACGCGGCCTGATGCAGAAATTGCTCACCGGCAAATGGTGGGTGAAAATCAAGGAGGCATGAAATCCATTTCGTTCCGGATTTGCAGGGAACCGTAGGGGCAGGCCCCCGTGCCTGCCCTGTCATGGATGACCGACGATGGTGAGGGCAACCACAGGGGGTTGCCCCTACGGGGTGCCAACCATGGCCCATGATTTGAAAATTCATCACGGCTGTTCTGTTCGTATTTGCGTTCATGATTATTCCCGTGCCTGCCCTGGTATTGGTCACCATCTGGAGGGCAAGACAGGCTCTGGAACCGGCGCAACCGCATGGATCAGGGCCACCGCAGGGGGTTGCCCCTACGGGGTGCCAACCATGACCGATGATTTGAAAATTCATCACGGCTGTTCCCTTCGTTTTTGCGTTCGTGATTATTCCCGTGCCTGCCCTGGTATTGGTCACCATCTGGAGGGCAAGACAAAAACCGGGGCCGTCGCCACCGCATGGATCAGGGCAACCACAGGGGGTTGCCCCTACGGGTGCCAATCATGACCCATGATTCCAAAATTCATC
This window harbors:
- a CDS encoding virulence RhuM family protein; protein product: MSEEITGKGELIVYQTEDGRVKLDVRLEDETVWLTQNMMAELFQTTQQNISLHIRNVYEEGELAPEGTHKKFLSVQQEGKRQVRRSLDFYNLDMIISVGYRVKSLIATRFRIWATQRLKEYLVKGFTMDDERLKNPPVAGSVVPDYFDEMLARIRDIRASERRMYLRVKEIFAMAGDYNPSWAETTKFFSVIQNKLHYAATGLTAAELIRSRADNTLPNMGLTSWKADEVRKTDVTIAKNYLNEKEIDELNRIVVMWLDFAEDQALRRKQVFMKDWERKLDEFLKFNDRNVLPNAGCVSKKVADEHAKLAYDRFAKRRRSYKEDVGVINNINALEIAAKQLPKAKK
- a CDS encoding restriction endonuclease subunit S; this encodes MAPKNWKREQISKLCEHAIDCLNRTAPIVDEETPYIMIRTSNIKEGKIHLADIKYVNEDVYIKWTRRLAPKLGDVILTREAPVGEVGIVNSHEKIFLGQRLFQYRANRNLLDPKFLLYTLLSPNTQKYIKEVSFGATVHHIKVEEALKIPICYPPLSEQTAIADLLSTWDKAIEKIEQLIDKKLESKSYQLKALINGKKPNDTVGAFARPKARKTKRPTESYLALGIRSHFKGSFQRKIEDPETVSMETLYRVKKNDLIVNITFAWEGAIALVKEEDEHCYVSHRFPTYVINEKVANPRFIHHMIQSNRMKYELTNISPGGAGRNRVLNKKDFLKIPIWLPDIKTQKKIGEALDTMDQEIKILEQLLEKYKKQKRGLMQKLLTGKWWVKIKEA